From a single Centropristis striata isolate RG_2023a ecotype Rhode Island chromosome 14, C.striata_1.0, whole genome shotgun sequence genomic region:
- the irx1b gene encoding iroquois-class homeodomain protein IRX-1b — translation MSFPQLGYPQFLSASHEVYGAGERPASAREGGTEGGVSSSATAAAVGSMLGMYGSPWAPHNYSAFLPYSGATDLALISQMGSQYELKDSPGSHPASLPVHAAQGFYPYGQYPYGDPSRAKTATRETTSTLKAWLQEHQKNPYPTKGEKIMLAIITRMTLTQVSTWFANARRRLKKENKVTWGRSAEDRDGRIFSSDNEDEHGKNGSDDEDEEEEIDLETVDIERPEEQRAGEQQGSVKGEGEVEAGLADREQASEPKSSESSRTLSVEGLRGVEAALSLNRSPVVKLAVDHSPSRQECQRPPQSKPKIWSLAETATAPDSSHKLSPAAHAHHPALASAGHPALLPGHGIYTCQIGKLHNWANAAFLNANSLLNMRSLLGGAPAGHLPLHGAVPVARHDARPAAATGPGTSGTEDDSDVESSGSFSPKRDDEESDHRPDSLKSPFQLITDRPHHGTAPQRVLTTTL, via the exons ATGTCTTTCCCTCAGCTGGGGTACCCCCAGTTCCTCAGTGCCTCGCATGAAGTGTATGGCGCGGGCGAGCGGCCGGCCTCTGCCCGGGAAGGAGGCACTGAAGGCGGCGTGAGCTCGTCCGCTACCGCCGCGGCTGTCGGCTCCATGCTGGGGATGTACGGGAGCCCATGGGCGCCCCACAACTACAGTGCCTTTCTGCCGTACAGCGGAGCCACAGACCTCGCCCTCATCTCCCAGATG GGCTCCCAGTATGAGCTGAAGGACAGCCCGGGCTCCCACCCCGCCTCTCTACCTGTCCACGCCGCTCAAGGCTTCTACCCATACGGCCAGTATCCGTACGGGGACCCGTCGAGGGCCAAGACGGCCACCCGGGAGACCACCAGCACCCTGAAGGCCTGGCTGCAGGAGCACCAGAAGAACCCCTACCCCACTAAGGGGGAGAAGATCATGCTGGCTATCATCACCCGGATGACACTCACACAG GTGTCGACTTGGTTCGCAAATGCCCGCAGACGCCTGAAGAAGGAGAACAAGGTAACCTGGGGCCGCAGCGCCGAGGACCGAGACGGCCGCATCTTCAGCAGCGACAACGAGGACGAACACGGCAAGAACGGCAGCGACGACGAAGACGAAGAGGAGGAAATCGATTTGGAAACCGTCGACATCGAGAGACCCGAGGAGCAGCGAGCCGGGGAGCAGCAGGGCTCCGtgaagggagagggagaggtggaGGCGGGCCTGGCCGACAGAGAGCAGGCCTCGGAGCCGAAGAGCTCCGAGAGCAGCAGGACGCTTTCAGTGGAGGGCCTGAGAGGAGTGGAGGCGGCTCTTTCTCTCAACAGATCGCCTGTTGTCAAACTCGCAGTGGATCATTCTCCAAGCAGACAGGAGTGCCAGAGACCCCCGCAGAGCAAACCCAAAATCTGGTCTCTGGCTGAGACCGCCACGGCCCCCGACAGCTCTCACAAACTTTCCCCCGCGGCCCATGCGCACCACCCGGCTTTGGCCTCCGCCGGCCACCCGGCCTTACTCCCGGGTCATGGGATTTATACATGCCAGATTGGCAAGCTGCACAACTGGGCCAACGCGGCTTTTCTGAATGCCAACTCTCTTTTGAACATGAGGTCGCTCCTCGGAGGGGCGCCGGCCGGACACCTGCCTCTCCACGGCGCGGTGCCGGTTGCGCGTCATGACGCACGGCCGGCGGCGGCGACGGGGCCCGGAACTTCGGGGACGGAGGATGACAGTGATGTAGAGTCGTCGGGGAGCTTCAGTCCAAAAAGAGATG ACGAAGAGAGCGACCACAGGCCTGATTCCCTCAAGTCCCCCTTCCAGCTGATCACTGACAG aCCTCACCACGGGACAGCACCACAGCGAGTTCTCACCACGACATTAtga
- the irx4b gene encoding iroquois-class homeodomain protein IRX-4b, producing the protein MAYSQLGYSYSTAPQFLMTSGSLAGCLEPGTPPSHPVLRSPSHQLPSGTGIGVYSGTYPKSQGYYNTCTSDASALYSRGPLDPKDGAASVGTSQTPAYYPYEYTFGQYPYDRYGYTCSDGASRRKNATRETTSTLKAWLQEHQKNPYPTKGEKIMLAIITRMTLTQVSTWFANARRRLKKENKVTWSPRACKSSDDRGCDDDSDEAEKPLKNDKDLPDQQCADLQSDLEDFDLLESDGSDCEPKPQFLPEDSDASANTDLPHGHLTHNPDTLHGKERLSPDCPKLTPVHQQNSAFYSNPDPRNTDTKPKIWSIAHTAVSLQPEYPPCMLSSTGSSSPGYPSNMSLPKADREQESPVATLREWVDGVFHGPPFLQPKPAELWKGLNDDMMDSRTPRQSFELVRSTSSV; encoded by the exons ATGGCTTACTCTCAGCTGGGATACTCCTACTCCACCGCACCGCAG TTTCTGATGACCTCCGGCTCTCTGGCGGGTTGTCTGGAGCCGGGGACGCCTCCGTCCCACCCGGTGCTGCGCTCCCCGAGCCACCAGCTCCCCTCTGGTACCGGCATCGGAGTTTACAGCGGAACTTATCCAAAGAGCCAAGGTTACTATAACACCTGCACCAGCGACGCCTCCGCTCTCTACTCCAGA ggGCCACTAGATCCCAAAGACGGAGCTGCCTCTGTAGGGACCTCTCAGACTCCTGCCTACTATCCTTATGAATACACATTTGGACAGTATCCATACGACAGATATGG GTATACCTGCTCTGACGGCGCTTCACGACGTAAAAATGCCACCCGGGAGACCACCAGCACCCTGAAGGCTTGGCTGCAGGAGCACCAGAAGAACCCCTACCCCACCAAGGGAGAGAAGATAATGCTCGCCATAATCACCAGGATGACCCTTACACAG GTGTCTACATGGTTTGCCAATGCCCGCAGGAGGCTGAAGAAGGAGAACAAGGTGACGTGGTCACCGCGGGCTTGTAAAAGCTCTGATGACCGGGGCTGTGATGATGACAGCGACGAGGCTGAGAAGCCACTTAAAAATGACAAGGACCTTCCTG ATCAACAGTGCGCAGACCTGCAGAGCGACCTTGAGGACTTCGACCTGCTGGAGTCGGACGGTTCTGACTGTGAACCGAAGCCACAGTTTCTACCTGAGGACAGTGACGCAAGCGCAAACACAGACCTCCCGCACGGGCATCTCACACACAACCCAGACACACTGCATGGAAAAGAGAGACTGTCTCCAGACTGCCCCAAACTCACACCGGTCCATCAGCAAAACAGCGCCTTCTATTCTAATCCAGACCCTCGAAATACAGACACAAAGCCGAAAATCTGGTCCATCGCTCACACTGCTGTGTCTTTGCAGCCAGAATACCCTCCCTGCATGCTTTCGTCGACCGGGTCCTCCTCTCCTGGGTATCCATCAAATATGTCGCTACCCAAGGCAGACAGGGAACAGGAGTCACCGGTCGCCACGCTCAGAGAATGGGTGGACGGAGTTTTCCACGGTCCTCCTTTCCTGCAGCCCAAACCAGCTGAGTTGTGGAAAGGCTTAAATGATGACATGATGGACAGCAGAACACCCAGACAGTCCTTTGAACTTGTAAGGTCTACATCATCTGTGTAG